The window CTGCGGTAAGGATTCGACGAGTCGGCGATGGCACCCTGCGAGCGGCTGTTTCCAGCGGTGACTCACCCTCCACCGACGTGAGTCGCTCGTTTTCGAGGTATGTCTCGTCCCCCGTTTGCGGGTCCCGGACGAGGCTCGATTCGCCGGATCGTTTGACGAGAAGGTATCGGCGACCCGATTCGTCGCGAACGGTTTGCATACTATAACTAGTTGTTTCGGTCGGTTAGTCCTTCTGGAACGATCGATAGCGACTGTAACCGCGTGTGAACGCTATGATACCGATGGCGATGAGGAGACCGCCAAACGTCCATCGCCGTTCGAACCCGACGAGCATGAGTCCGAGACAGAAGGTGAACAGGGCGATGTTGAACAGGATGACCTGTGCCCAGAACTCCTTTTGTATCTCCGGGTCCGCATCCCCGTCGATGGGTTTCGGCGCTGCTGGTGGATTCGTCTCGAATCGGTCGGATGGGTCACGAACTTTCGGAGCCATATCCG of the Haladaptatus caseinilyticus genome contains:
- a CDS encoding DUF7322 domain-containing protein; translated protein: MFDKFGHDDDGSDDPGYIDEPDMAPKVRDPSDRFETNPPAAPKPIDGDADPEIQKEFWAQVILFNIALFTFCLGLMLVGFERRWTFGGLLIAIGIIAFTRGYSRYRSFQKD